From the Euphorbia lathyris chromosome 6, ddEupLath1.1, whole genome shotgun sequence genome, one window contains:
- the LOC136233934 gene encoding protein MALE DISCOVERER 2-like, with protein sequence MGDGWNSYGFHFLALIILLPIQASLSLNDEGLVLLKFRERVSYDPVGALKDWNPMDNDPCLWPHVQCVAGKVRILDFNELQLEGTLSPELGKLIHLKSLVLSKNSFSGTIPEEIGELKMLELLDLRDNNFNGTVPVEILRLPSLKCLFKLGKDSQPECGGNCSTKLPSSPELQIFQNIEIIVNSVRRRLFEKSSNLAAPPAAGSSSTQVITLQASQSSGSFRAIPNAKNINSPPPVPVNSPQAKSAYSAKSVPQSTSSATSEHKWIYFLVIPFAFSMFIVSVAVLVFVRKRGVTTIGPWKTGLSGQLQKAFVTGVPKLNRPELETACEDFSNIIDTRDGCIMYKGTLSSGVEIAVSSTLVASYKDWSKNAEISYRKKIDTLSRVNHKNFVNLIGYLEENEPFDRMMVFEYAPNGTLFEHLHITEMEHLDWSMRMRIIMGIAYCLKYMHHDLNPPVAHSNLNSTQIYLTDDYAAKIGEVFFSPARPSRPKISSDSELEHSVLPPLADPDTNVYCFGILLLEIISGKLPYSKEQGPLEKWAAEYLNDSRSISYMIDPTLKAFKNNELDVVCGVIQECIQPDPRKRPTMKDVITKLREVIAISPDQATPRLSPLWWAELEILSVEAT encoded by the exons ATGGGGGATGGATGGAACTCATATGGATTCCACTTCTTGGCTTTGATTATTCTTCTTCCAATTCAGGCTTCTTTGTCACTCAATGATGAGG GATTAGTTTTGTTGAAATTTAGGGAAAGAGTGAGTTATGATCCAGTTGGTGCTTTGAAGGACTGGAATCCAATGGATAATGATCCTTGCTTGTGGCCTCATGTTCAATGTGTTGCGGGTAAAGTGCGAATATT AGATTTTAATGAGCTGCAGCTGGAAGGGACTTTGTCACCTGAACTTGGCAAACTTATTCACCTAAAATCTCT CGTACTTAGTAAAAACAGTTTTTCTGGCACCATTCCTGAAGAGATTGGAGAACTCAAAATGCTCGAGCTGCTAGACTTGAGGGATAATAACTTCAACGGAACAGTTCCAGTAGAAATACTAAGATTGCCATCACTAAAATGCTT GTTCAAGCTTGGAAAGGATTCTCAGCCTGAATGTGGTGGAAACTGCTCTACGAAGTTGCCCA GTTCACCTGAGCTGcaaatatttcaaaatatagAGATCATTGTTAATTCTGTACGTCGTAGACTATTTGAAAAATCCAGTAACCTTGCGGCTCCACCTGCAGCTGGATCTTCCTCAACTCAGGTCATTACTTTACAGGCTAGTCAAAGCAGTGGGAGTTTCCGAGCTATACCAAATGCAAAGAACATCAATTCCCCCCCACCAGTGCCTGTTAATTCTCCACAGGCGAAAAGTGCTTATTCTGCAAAAAGTGTTCCGCAATCTACAAGCAGTGCAACTTCAGAACATAAATGGATCTATTTCTTGGTTATACCTTTTGCATTTTCCATGTTTATTGTTTCTGTAGCCGTGCTCGTTTTTGTCCGTAAACGAGGCGTCACAACCATAGGTCCTTGGAAGACTGGATTGAGTGGACAGCTGCAGAAAGCATTTGTTACAG GGGTCCCCAAGCTAAATCGACCAGAACTGGAAACTGCTTGTGAGGATTTCAGCAACATAATCGACACTCGTGACGGTTGCATTATGTACAAGGGAACCCTGTCCAGTGGAGTTGAGATTGCTGTTTCATCAACGTTAGTTGCTTCTTACAAAGACTGGTCAAAGAACGCTGAGATATCATATAGGAAAAAG ATTGATACTCTGTCCCGTGTCAACCATAAAAACTTTGTCAATCTAATCGGCTACCTCGAGGAGAATGAACCTTTCGATAGGATGATGGTGTTTGAATATGCTCCAAACGGAACCCTCTTTGAGCATCTGCACA TTACGGAAATGGAACATCTTGATTGgtctatgaggatgaggatTATCATGGGCATCGCATATTGCTTGAAATACATGCACCATGATTTAAATCCACCAGTAGCGCATTCTAACTTGAATTCAACTCAAATCTATCTTACAGATGATTATGCTGCTAAG ATTGGAGAGGTATTTTTCTCGCCAGCGCGACCATCAAGGCCGAAAATATCTAGTGATAGTGAATTAGAGCATTCTGTGTTGCCACCTTTGGCTGATCCAGACACAAATGTGTATTGTTTTGGAATTCTGTTGCTTGAGATCATATCAGGGAAGCTTCCGTACTCAAAAGAACAAGGACCCTTAGAGAAATGG GCTGCTGAATATTTGAATGATAGCCGGTCGATCAGCTACATGATTGATCCAACCCTTAAGGCATTCAAGAACAACGAGCTGGACGTAGTCTGCGGGGTGATCCAAGAATGTATACAACCAGATCCAAGGAAAAGACCAACAATGAAGGATGTTATCACCAAATTGAGAGAGGTAATTGCTATTTCACCAGATCAAGCAACTCCAAGACTTTCTCCGCTGTGGTGGGCTGAACTTGAGATACTATCTGTGGAGGCCACTTAA
- the LOC136233709 gene encoding CBL-interacting serine/threonine-protein kinase 20, protein MENKGCILMKRYEVGRMLGQGTFAKVYLARNLHSSQNVAIKVIDKDKVIRSGLIDQIKREISVMRLVRHPNIVQLYEVLASRSKIYFVMEYVRGGELFDKVSKGRLKEDVARKYFQQCIDAVDFCHSRGVYHRDIKPENLLVDDNGDLKISDFGLSATKQDGLTTILHTTCGTPAYVAPEIINKKGYDGSKSDIWSSGVVLYVLLAGFLPFSDSNLMELYRKIIRGHFRCPQWFHPEAKKLVSRILDPNPNTRITIAKIKKNVWFKKGYEKIETPPSPQGIQRSMLLKDVDAAFDPSSPSSSPSSSSSSVNSIDSQEELNVSATNYNAFDIISQSKGLDLSGLFETEKNKRLNTRFTSMKPASKIISKLQEIALSESFYFNKEEGKMKLQGWKQGRKGQLMIDAEIFEVTPSFYVVEFNKTSGDTIEYKDFCDRGLKPSLKDIVWAWEGCEKQEVNQLLPS, encoded by the coding sequence ATGGAGAACAAAGGTTGTATCTTGATGAAAAGATACGAGGTAGGAAGAATGCTAGGTCAAGGAACCTTCGCCAAAGTTTACCTTGCCAGAAATCTCCATTCTAGCCAAAATGTAGCAATCAAAGTTATAGATAAAGACAAGGTAATCAGAAGTGGATTAATTGATCAAATCAAGAGAGAAATATCTGTTATGCGTCTCGTTAGGCATCCGAACATTGTTCAACTGTACGAGGTTTTAGCTAGCCGGTCCAAGATCTATTTCGTCATGGAATATGTCAGAGGCGGCGAGCTTTTCGACAAGGTTTCCAAAGGGAGACTTAAAGAAGATGTTGCCCGGAAATATTTCCAGCAATGTATCGATGCGGTAGATTTTTGTCACAGTCGCGGTGTTTACCACCGCGACATAAAGCCGGAGAATCTACTTGTGGATGATAACGGTGACCTTAAAATCTCCGATTTTGGCTTGAGCGCGACAAAACAAGACGGTCTTACGACTATTCTTCATACAACTTGTGGAACTCCTGCTTATGTTGCTCCTGAGATTATTAACAAAAAAGGATACGATGGTTCTAAATCTGATATATGGTCATCTGGTGTTGTTCTTTATGTTCTTTTAGCAGGTTTTCTTCCATTTAGTGATTCGAATTTAATGGAATTGTATAGAAAGATCATTAGAGGACATTTCAGATGTCCTCAGTGGTTTCATCCCGAAGCTAAAAAGCTCGTTTCTCGAATACTCGATCCCAATCCGAACACAAGAATCACCATTgctaaaattaagaaaaatgttTGGTTCAAAAAAGGATATGAAAAGATTGAAACGCCGCCGTCTCCACAAGGGATACAAAGATCAATGTTGCTTAAAGATGTCGACGCTGCTTTCGATCCGTCGTCGCCGTCTTCGTCGCCGTCGTCGTCGTCATCGTCCGTAAATTCGATTGATTCACAAGAGGAGTTAAATGTGAGCGCAACTAATTACAATGCGTTTGACATCATTTCACAGTCGAAAGGGCTTGATTTATCGGGATTATTTGAGACGGAAAAGAATAAAAGATTGAACACGAGATTTACTTCTATGAAACCAGCATCGAAGATTATATCGAAACTCCAAGAAATAGCATTGTCTGAGAGCTTTTATTTCAATAAGGAAGAAGGGAAAATGAAGTTGCAGGGATGGAAACAAGGAAGGAAAGGGCAGTTGATGATAGATGCGGAAATATTTGAAGTAACGCCGTCGTTTTATGTAGTGGAGTTTAATAAAACGTCAGGAGATACTATTGAGTACAAGGATTTTTGCGACAGAGGATTAAAGCCGTCGCTAAAAGATATAGTTTGGGCATGGGAGGGTTGTGAGAAGCAGGAAGTTAACCAGCTTCTCCCTTCTTAG
- the LOC136232510 gene encoding protein MALE DISCOVERER 2-like isoform X2: MGDGWNLYGFHFYCFFALILLLSIQDSLSLNDEGLILLKFWERVSYDPVGALKDWNPMDNDPCLWPHVQCVEGKVQRLDFNELQMEGTLSPELGKLIHLKSLVLRKNCFSGTIPEEIGELKMLELLDLRDNNFSGTVPVEILRLPSLKCLFKLGMDSQPECGGNCFKKLPSSPELQIFQNVEIIVNSVRRKLFEQSSNLAAPPAAGGSSSSQIIALRTSQSSGSFPAIPNKKNSPPPVPVKSPPVQSTANSVPQSSSSGALEHKWIYFVIIPVACSIVIVSIVLLLIVRKRGVTTIGPWKTGLSGQLQKAFVTGVPKLNRPELETACEDFSNIIDTRDGCIMYKGTLSSGVEIAVSSTLVASYKDWSKNAEISYRKKIDTLSRVNHKNFVNLIGYLEETEPFDRMMVFEYAPNGTLFEHLHITEMEHLDWSMRMRIIMGTAYCLKYMHHDLNPPVAHPNLNSTQIYLTDDYAAKIGEVCFTPLRPRPKISSDSDSEHSVLPPLADPDTNVYCFGILLLEIISGKLPYSKEQGPLEKWAAEYLNDSRSISYMIDPTLKSFKNNELDVICGVIQECIQTDPRKRPTMKDVITKLREVIAISPDQATPRLSPLWWAELEILSVEAT, translated from the exons ATGGGGGATGGATGGAACCTATATGGATTCCACTTCTACTGCTTCTTCGCTTTGATTCTTCTTCTTTCAATTCAGGATTCTTTGTCACTCAATGATGAGG GGTTAATTTTGTTGAAATTTTGGGAAAGAGTGAGTTATGATCCAGTTGGTGCTTTGAAGGACTGGAATCCAATGGATAATGATCCTTGCTTGTGGCCTCATGTTCAATGTGTGGAGGGTAAAGTGCAAAGATT GGATTTTAATGAGCTGCAGATGGAAGGGACCTTGTCACCTGAACTTGGCAAACTTATTCACCTAAAATCTCT CGTGCTCCGTAAAAACTGTTTTTCTGGCACCATTCCTGAGGAGATTGGAGAACTCAAAATGCTGGAGCTGCTAGACTTAAGGGATAATAACTTCAGCGGAACAGTTCCAGTAGAAATACTAAGATTGCCATCACTAAAATGCTT GTTCAAGCTTGGAATGGATTCTCAGCCTGAATGTGGTGGAAACTGCTTTAAGAAGTTGCCCA GTTCACCTGAGCTGCAAATATTTCAAAATGTGGAGATCATTGTTAATTCTGTACGTCGTAAACTATTTGAACAATCCAGTAACCTTGCAGCTCCACCTGCAGCTGGTGGATCTTCCTCAAGTCAGATCATTGCTTTACGGACTAGTCAAAGTAGTGGGAGTTTCCCAGCTATACCAAATAAGAAAAATTCTCCCCCACCAGTGCCTGTTAAATCTCCACCGGTGCAAAGTACTGCAAATAGTGTTCCGCAATCTTCAAGCAGTGGAGCTTTAGAACATAAATGGATCTATTTCGTGATTATTCCTGTTGCATGTTCCATTGTTATTGTTTCTATAGTCCTTCTGCTTATTGTCCGCAAACGAGGCGTCACAACCATAGGTCCTTGGAAGACTGGATTGAGTGGACAGCTGCAGAAAGCATTTGTTACAG GGGTCCCCAAGCTAAATCGACCAGAACTGGAAACTGCTTGCGAGGATTTCAGCAACATAATCGACACTCGTGACGGTTGCATTATGTACAAGGGAACCCTGTCCAGTGGAGTTGAGATTGCTGTTTCATCAACGTTAGTTGCTTCTTATAAAGACTGGTCAAAGAACGCTGAGATATCATATAGGAAAAAG ATTGATACTTTGTCCCGCGTCAACCATAAAAACTTTGTCAACCTAATCGGCTACCTCGAGGAAACTGAACCTTTCGATAGGATGATGGTGTTTGAATATGCTCCAAACGGAACCCTCTTTGAGCATCTGCACA TTACGGAAATGGAACATCTTGATTGGTCTATGAGGATGAGAATTATCATGGGCACCGCATATTGCTTGAAATACATGCACCATGATTTAAATCCACCGGTAGCGCATCCTAACTTGAATTCAACTCAAATCTATCTTACAGATGATTATGCTGCTAAG ATTGGAGAGGTCTGTTTCACGCCACTGCGACCAAGGCCGAAAATCTCCAGTGATAGTGACTCAGAGCATTCTGTGTTGCCACCTTTGGCTGATCCAGACACAAATGTATATTGTTTTGGGATTCTGTTGCTTGAGATCATATCTGGAAAGCTTCCGTACTCGAAAGAACAAGGACCCTTAGAGAAATGG GCTGCTGAATATTTGAATGATAGCCGGTCGATCAGCTACATGATTGATCCAACCCTCAAGTCATTCAAGAACAACGAGCTGGACGTAATCTGCGGGGTTATCCAAGAATGTATACAAACGGATCCGAGGAAAAGACCAACAATGAAGGATGTTATCACCAAATTGAGAGAGGTAATTGCTATTTCACCAGACCAAGCAACTCCAAGACTTTCTCCATTGTGGTGGGCTGAACTTGAGATACTATCCGTGGAGGCCACTTAA
- the LOC136232510 gene encoding protein MALE DISCOVERER 2-like isoform X1, protein MGDGWNLYGFHFYCFFALILLLSIQDSLSLNDEGLILLKFWERVSYDPVGALKDWNPMDNDPCLWPHVQCVEGKVQRLDFNELQMEGTLSPELGKLIHLKSLVLRKNCFSGTIPEEIGELKMLELLDLRDNNFSGTVPVEILRLPSLKCLLLCHNKFEGSSSVKIGRLNFFSDLQFDKKLACAAVPSIGCISRKFGNGFKLGMDSQPECGGNCFKKLPSSPELQIFQNVEIIVNSVRRKLFEQSSNLAAPPAAGGSSSSQIIALRTSQSSGSFPAIPNKKNSPPPVPVKSPPVQSTANSVPQSSSSGALEHKWIYFVIIPVACSIVIVSIVLLLIVRKRGVTTIGPWKTGLSGQLQKAFVTGVPKLNRPELETACEDFSNIIDTRDGCIMYKGTLSSGVEIAVSSTLVASYKDWSKNAEISYRKKIDTLSRVNHKNFVNLIGYLEETEPFDRMMVFEYAPNGTLFEHLHITEMEHLDWSMRMRIIMGTAYCLKYMHHDLNPPVAHPNLNSTQIYLTDDYAAKIGEVCFTPLRPRPKISSDSDSEHSVLPPLADPDTNVYCFGILLLEIISGKLPYSKEQGPLEKWAAEYLNDSRSISYMIDPTLKSFKNNELDVICGVIQECIQTDPRKRPTMKDVITKLREVIAISPDQATPRLSPLWWAELEILSVEAT, encoded by the exons ATGGGGGATGGATGGAACCTATATGGATTCCACTTCTACTGCTTCTTCGCTTTGATTCTTCTTCTTTCAATTCAGGATTCTTTGTCACTCAATGATGAGG GGTTAATTTTGTTGAAATTTTGGGAAAGAGTGAGTTATGATCCAGTTGGTGCTTTGAAGGACTGGAATCCAATGGATAATGATCCTTGCTTGTGGCCTCATGTTCAATGTGTGGAGGGTAAAGTGCAAAGATT GGATTTTAATGAGCTGCAGATGGAAGGGACCTTGTCACCTGAACTTGGCAAACTTATTCACCTAAAATCTCT CGTGCTCCGTAAAAACTGTTTTTCTGGCACCATTCCTGAGGAGATTGGAGAACTCAAAATGCTGGAGCTGCTAGACTTAAGGGATAATAACTTCAGCGGAACAGTTCCAGTAGAAATACTAAGATTGCCATCACTAAAATGCTT GTTGCTTTGTCACAATAAATTTGAAGGAAGCAGTTCTGTGAAGATTGGGAGGCTTAACTTTTTTTCTGATTTGCAATTTGATAAAAAACTTGCATGTGCTGCAGTCCCTTCAATTGGCTGTATAAGTAGAAAGTTTGGAAATGG GTTCAAGCTTGGAATGGATTCTCAGCCTGAATGTGGTGGAAACTGCTTTAAGAAGTTGCCCA GTTCACCTGAGCTGCAAATATTTCAAAATGTGGAGATCATTGTTAATTCTGTACGTCGTAAACTATTTGAACAATCCAGTAACCTTGCAGCTCCACCTGCAGCTGGTGGATCTTCCTCAAGTCAGATCATTGCTTTACGGACTAGTCAAAGTAGTGGGAGTTTCCCAGCTATACCAAATAAGAAAAATTCTCCCCCACCAGTGCCTGTTAAATCTCCACCGGTGCAAAGTACTGCAAATAGTGTTCCGCAATCTTCAAGCAGTGGAGCTTTAGAACATAAATGGATCTATTTCGTGATTATTCCTGTTGCATGTTCCATTGTTATTGTTTCTATAGTCCTTCTGCTTATTGTCCGCAAACGAGGCGTCACAACCATAGGTCCTTGGAAGACTGGATTGAGTGGACAGCTGCAGAAAGCATTTGTTACAG GGGTCCCCAAGCTAAATCGACCAGAACTGGAAACTGCTTGCGAGGATTTCAGCAACATAATCGACACTCGTGACGGTTGCATTATGTACAAGGGAACCCTGTCCAGTGGAGTTGAGATTGCTGTTTCATCAACGTTAGTTGCTTCTTATAAAGACTGGTCAAAGAACGCTGAGATATCATATAGGAAAAAG ATTGATACTTTGTCCCGCGTCAACCATAAAAACTTTGTCAACCTAATCGGCTACCTCGAGGAAACTGAACCTTTCGATAGGATGATGGTGTTTGAATATGCTCCAAACGGAACCCTCTTTGAGCATCTGCACA TTACGGAAATGGAACATCTTGATTGGTCTATGAGGATGAGAATTATCATGGGCACCGCATATTGCTTGAAATACATGCACCATGATTTAAATCCACCGGTAGCGCATCCTAACTTGAATTCAACTCAAATCTATCTTACAGATGATTATGCTGCTAAG ATTGGAGAGGTCTGTTTCACGCCACTGCGACCAAGGCCGAAAATCTCCAGTGATAGTGACTCAGAGCATTCTGTGTTGCCACCTTTGGCTGATCCAGACACAAATGTATATTGTTTTGGGATTCTGTTGCTTGAGATCATATCTGGAAAGCTTCCGTACTCGAAAGAACAAGGACCCTTAGAGAAATGG GCTGCTGAATATTTGAATGATAGCCGGTCGATCAGCTACATGATTGATCCAACCCTCAAGTCATTCAAGAACAACGAGCTGGACGTAATCTGCGGGGTTATCCAAGAATGTATACAAACGGATCCGAGGAAAAGACCAACAATGAAGGATGTTATCACCAAATTGAGAGAGGTAATTGCTATTTCACCAGACCAAGCAACTCCAAGACTTTCTCCATTGTGGTGGGCTGAACTTGAGATACTATCCGTGGAGGCCACTTAA